The Maridesulfovibrio hydrothermalis AM13 = DSM 14728 DNA window GATGGTTACTTCCCGTTTACCCCAGTCTTTTGCTGCTTTTGTATCAAGGCCCATGTAGATATCTATTTTTTCGGTCCAGCGTTTATTCATCTTATCTTTGACGATATATTCACCGGGAAGCCCTTCGATTTTAACTCTGGTGTTGTGAGTCAGCCCTTTTTTGATAAGGTCTCTTGAAACAGCAATAACTTTCGTGCCGGGTTTAAGCGTGTCGCCCCATGCTCCGAGGAACGGGGTGGCCGAGGTCTGCTCCACGTGGGAGGTGTAGGCGGAGGCGTGTACTTTCATGGTGACGGTGTTGTCTTCGCCCTGACAACCTGAAATTAGAAAAAGAGTAGCAATAATCAGTAACAGACTACTAAATCTACGCATGGAAATTCTCCCCCTGTCAGATTAAAGTACTAAACTTTGCACTGGGTATAATCATGTTTATCAGCAAAGTTGGATGCTTCTTTATAGACCGAATTGTTCCGGCATGAATATTCAACTCCGGTTACCTGTTTTAAAAAATCAAGATCGTGGGAGACAACAAGCATGGCAACATCCAGCGAATTAAGAATTTCTATCAATCGTTCTCTCATGGCGGGATCAAGGTCATTGGTTGGCTCATCAAGTACCAAAGCTTCCGGCTGCATTGCTAAAACCGTCGCCAGTGAAACAAGCTTTTTTTCACCACCGGATAAACGGTAGGCCACCCTCTCTTCATACCCCGAAAGTCCAAGCATGCAAAGGGTATATCTGGCAATTTCTTTCGCCTCTTCAGGAGTCCGGCCTAGATTCAGCGGCCCGAAAGCTACGTCTTCAATGACCGTGGGGCAGAAAAGTTGATCATCGGCCTGCTGGAAAAGAAGTCCAACGCCCTTGCGCAGTTTCTGAAAATCCTTTTCACTTTTCATTTCACACCCTTTATACAGAATTTTCCCGGAAGCAGGGCGCAAAAGTCCCATAATAATATGCAGCATGGTGGTTTTGCCACTGCCGTTGTGTCCGGTCAGGGCTATTTTGTCACCACAGTTCAGCTCAAAATTAACATCTTTGAGGACTTCATTACCGCCGGGGTAGACAAAATTAATATCATGCAGAGAAAATATAAGTGAACTCACCGGAAAACCTCAATTTTATATAACTCTAAAAAAATGAAAGCTGAGGCACAAACGAGACTGAGTGCCATAATAAGCCGGTCTTTACCCTGTATCTGAAAAGTGTTCAGTGTATGGAAAGTCCCTGTAAATCCGCGGCAGAGCATTGCCTGCCAGATCCTTTGTGCTCTATCCAGACTGCGTATCAGCAGCATTCCCATGAGCCATGCATAAGTGCGGTATGTATGCATATCAGTGCGTGGTATAAAGCCTCGCATGGTTGCGGCGCGGTTCATTTTGGAAAATTCGGCTCCCATAACATGCACATACCGCCATGTGAAAAGGAACAGTCTGCAAAGTTTGTCCGGAAGTCTCAGCGTTTGCATTCCGGCTCCCACGAGCTGGGCGGGCATGGTTGAGATAAGAGCCGTTACCGCCAGAACTACCCCGTTTGATTTTAGGGTGATTATGGCTGAGTAAATGATGCCTTCGAGAGTTGCAGTGAACGGGCCGATTGAAAAAACAGGTTC harbors:
- a CDS encoding energy-coupling factor ABC transporter ATP-binding protein encodes the protein MSSLIFSLHDINFVYPGGNEVLKDVNFELNCGDKIALTGHNGSGKTTMLHIIMGLLRPASGKILYKGCEMKSEKDFQKLRKGVGLLFQQADDQLFCPTVIEDVAFGPLNLGRTPEEAKEIARYTLCMLGLSGYEERVAYRLSGGEKKLVSLATVLAMQPEALVLDEPTNDLDPAMRERLIEILNSLDVAMLVVSHDLDFLKQVTGVEYSCRNNSVYKEASNFADKHDYTQCKV
- a CDS encoding 3D domain-containing protein codes for the protein MRRFSSLLLIIATLFLISGCQGEDNTVTMKVHASAYTSHVEQTSATPFLGAWGDTLKPGTKVIAVSRDLIKKGLTHNTRVKIEGLPGEYIVKDKMNKRWTEKIDIYMGLDTKAAKDWGKREVTITFEKQAKK
- the cbiQ gene encoding cobalt ECF transporter T component CbiQ — translated: MQQITEPFVSGSSIIHTSHPGVRVGCAFLLSLAGALVTTLPAACAVLITGILFAATARLPFFKLLKRLLFINFFILFLWAFLPFSHVGEPVFSIGPFTATLEGIIYSAIITLKSNGVVLAVTALISTMPAQLVGAGMQTLRLPDKLCRLFLFTWRYVHVMGAEFSKMNRAATMRGFIPRTDMHTYRTYAWLMGMLLIRSLDRAQRIWQAMLCRGFTGTFHTLNTFQIQGKDRLIMALSLVCASAFIFLELYKIEVFR